One window of the Cryptococcus neoformans var. grubii H99 chromosome 12, complete sequence genome contains the following:
- a CDS encoding translation initiation factor 3 subunit E, which yields MADYDLTQKLIPHLDRHLAIPLLNHLSDIAIYPAEQLARAQYDLAKGTNMVNYVEQFHAQIENAEPTDFARLRDEATTKYQELQEKAQPVTKVIEDPDAVAKLRSGGDKDRNLDLLRSEYQIDIDQINALYHFGQYQYSLGDYGSAGNLLYHFLILSPSYELNISAQWGKLASNILNGEWDAALVQVRDLRETIDNPHGTSLAKPLAQLQARTWLLHWSLFVFFNLGENQGCQGLLDMFLSPAYLNTIQTSCPHLLRYLVAAAIISRRAPKPANVRSRDHVKELTRIVETEEYQYTDPITSFLKDVFADFDLTQAQQRLSVAESVVRSDFFLSGFADEFVENARWLISEVICRLHRRIDIGQLSKTLNLSNEEGEKWIVNLIRDSRMGVEAKIDLKENMLHITRPHATPTATLIETTRGLAFRSQAIQFAMQSSVGEPRERGERGNKGGRGRPRTQEVAA from the exons ATGGCCGATTACGACCTTACACAG AAACTCATCCCCCACCTCGACCGACACCTTGCTATCCCTCTCCTCAACCATCTCTCAGATATCGCAATCTACCCTGCCGAACAACTCGCCAGAGCTCA ATATGATCTCGCCAAAGGAACAAACATGGTCAACTATGTTGAACAATTCCACGCCCAGATTGAAAATGCCGAACCTACCGACTTTGCTAGACTGAGAGATGAGGCTACTACCAAGTATCAGGAGTTGCAGGAGAAGGCTCAGCCCGTGACAAAGGTGATCGAGGACCCGGATGCGGTGGCCAAGTTGAGGAGCGGTGGTGACAAGGACAGAAATCTGGATTTGCTGAGATCTGAGTACCAG ATTGACATTGACCAAATCAATGCCCTTTACCACTTTGGTCAGTACCAATACTCTCTTGGTGACTACGGTTCTGCCGGAAACCTTCTTTACCACTTCCTCattctttccccttcttaCGAGCTCAACATCTCTGCCCAATGGGGTAAACTTGCCtccaacatcctcaacgGTGAATGGGACGCCGCTTTGGTGCAAGTCCGAGACCTCCGCGAGACCATCGATAACCCCCACGGTACCTCTCTTGCCAAGCCTCTCGCTCAGCTCCAGGCCCGGACATGGTTGCTTCACTGGTCACTCTTTGTGTTTTTCAATCTCGGAGAGAACCAGGGCTGCCAAGGCTTGCTTGATATGTTCCTTTCCCCCGCCTATCTCAACACCATCCAAACCTCTTGCCCTCACCTCCTCCGATACCTCGTTGCGGccgccatcatctcccGCCGAGCTCCCAAACCCGCCAATGTCCGCTCTCGAGACCACGTCAAGGAGCTCACCCGTATCGTCGAGACTGAAGAGTACCAATACACCGACCCCATCACCAGCTTCCTCAAAGATGTGTTTGCCGACTTTGATCTCACCCAAGCTCAACAACGATTGTCAGTCGCTGAGTCTGTCGTTCGTTCAGACTTTTTCTTATCGGGCTTTGCGGATGAGTTTGTGGAGAACGCGAGGTGGTTGATTTCCGAGGTTATCTGCCGTTTACATCGAAGAATCGATATTGGACAATTGTCCAAGACCCTCAACTTGTCcaatgaggaaggagagaagtgGATTGTTAACCTTATCAGAGACTCGAGGATGGGTGTTGAGGCCAAGATTGACCTCAAGGAG AACATGCTTCACATCACACGGCCTCACGCCACCCCGACCGCCACCCTTATCGAAACCACCCGTGGCCTTGCCTTCCGATCTCAAGCAATCCAGTTTGCCATGCAGAGCAGCGTCGGGGAACCTcgagagcgaggagagcgaggaAACAagggaggacgaggaaggcCAAGGACTCAGGAAGTTGCGGCTTAG
- a CDS encoding cytochrome c oxidase assembly protein subunit 15: protein MLATSLKRALQTGIRAELSNAPIAPRAFSTASLAFTRPTPRPIRLPYFTPCTRSSFFFPSHTFKFPRSLSTAASKNQVYSDIPKSLPYWLYGCSAVVFGIIVIGGLTRLTESGLSIVEWNPITGILPPITKEDWDEEWEKYKVSPEGIIMNANISRDEFKKIFYMEWGHRLAGRALGIGFVLPTIYYLARYKLPRPLPAKLLLIGLGIGFQGVLGWWMVKSGLDEQIITDNSVPRVSQYRLAAHYSAAVALYLGMLSTAIGIQRDMKLAKNHAIVSALNIPAVKKFRGLIHLSGMMVALTAVTGAFVAGLDAGLVYNEFPMMGDGLVPPKDELFDQRYARSGSDKIWRNMLENPVTAQFDHRVLATTTFTILCILPFAARRLPFPAARRLAALTTAAAVTQVTLGISTLLYLVPIPLASMHQTGSVVLLTCIMALGGALRKPSRMIRYMRRA, encoded by the exons ATGCTCGCCACATCCCTCAAGCGAGCTCTCCAGACAGGCATCAGAGCAGAGCTTTCAAATGCCCCTATAGCACCCCGTGCTTTCTCCACCGCTTCCCTCGCTTTCACTCGCCCAACCCCGCGTCCAATCCGACTTCCTTACTTTACTCCTTGCACTcgctcttcattcttcttcccctcacACACTTTCAAGTTCCCCCGGTCATTATCGACTGCTGCATCCAAGAATCAGGTCTACTCTGATATCCCCAAGTCATTGCCATACTGGCTTTATGGCTGCTCAGCAGTCGTCTTCGGAATCATTGTAATTGGCGGTCTCACAAGATTGACCGAATCAGGTCTCAGCATTGTGGAATGGAACCCTATCACTGGCATTTTGCCGCCCATAACCAAGGAAGACTGGGATGAGGAGTGGGAAAAGTACAAAGTGTCACCCGAAGGTATCATAATGAACGCGAACATTTCCAGGGATGAGTTTAAAAAGATCTTTTACATGGAATGGGGTCACCGTCTTGCTGGGCGAGCTCTTGGCATAGG TTTCGTTCTTCCCACCATCTACTACCTTGCGCGATACAAGCTCCCCCGTCCTCTGCCCGCCAAGCTTCTCCTTATCGGTCTTGGTATTGGATTCCAAGGTGTCCTTGGCTGGTGGATGGTGAAATCTGGTCTCGACGAGCAAATCATCACCGACAACTCTGTTCCCCGTGTCTCTCAATACCGTCTTGCCGCACACTACAGTGCTGCAGTTGCTCTTTATCTTGGTATGCTCTCAACTGCTATCGGTATTCAGCGCGACATGAAGCTCGCCAAGAACCATGCTATCGTTTCTGCACTCAACATCCCCGCTGTTAAGAAATTTAGGGGGTTGATTCATCTTTCCGGTATGATGGTCGCCCTTACCGCTGTCACCGGTGCTTTTGTGGCTGGTCTTGATGCTGGTTTGGTCTACAACGAGTTCCCAATGATGGGTGATGGTTTGGTGCCGCCTAAGGATGAGCTTTTTGACCAGAGATATGCCAGGTCAGGGTCTGACAAGATTTGGAGAAATATGCTCGAGAACCCTGTTACTGCTCAGTTTGACCATCGTGTTTTG GCAACTACAACCTTTACGATCCTCTGTATTCTTCCATTCGCAGCTCGAAGATTACCCTTCCCTGCTGCCCGTCGCCTTGCTGCCCTCACAACTGCTGCCGCCGTCACTCAGGTCACTCTCGGTATCAGCACTCTTCTGTATCTTGTGCCCATCCCGCTCGCTTCCATGCACCAAACTGGTAGCGTTGTTCTTTTGACTTGTATTATGGCGTTGGGAGGAGCTTTGAGGAAGCCCAGTAGGATGATCAGATACATGCGCAGGGCGTAA
- a CDS encoding inositol polyphosphate-5-phosphatase F, whose amino-acid sequence MTQATSLPPRFTVPPLPPHIYRRLTLIIHDDGVVLSPDTGQSVLIHWGVKGKVEPVDGDEQGELIIGGILGIARLWDAAYLFVFLPRAGAPLFSPHDDDEPPHEHEVFSLGDIHAVPLTQEGAASSIKRMLAIQVSRQPKTKTKWSLALPITGAGTTVSEEDHLSNSDISSEETPEADETPIPPKSRQWRKFMPKLRKKQNASATPEPPKRQELEHKIVRQIVREFGAGFFFSYDFDLTHTLQHKRQIVSQRTATGAALSDLIQKDNTLFPPSRSSTFQSPVNPALDEDFIEPDIQVPLWRRVDKRFFWNEWLMKDFIDLGLHSYVLPMMQGWVQSATFSIPIPPNPLQPDVSLGAVPVDLVVVSRRSKDRAGLRYQRRGIDDNGHVANMVETEMIVRAKVEGKSSLFSFTQVRGSIPLRWSQSPYSMKPPPILNEPVDKTYAVASLHFNDLTSRYGPVTIINLSEQDGKEAVVTNGYQELVNSLERDDIKYVGFDFHAKCHGMKWENIVELIDSLDFESMGYLWTLQGDAIREQKGAFRTNCIDCLDRTNVVQSAIARRVLNTMLMQLGLQISGPTVENIFNDIWANNGDTISLCYAHTSALKGDFVRTGKRDLSGMLHDGVSSLSRMFYGAISDFFAQAVISFLLGHRNLAVFSEFLETLTSEDASSVVRLDRIRNVAIETCSARVLSDGEERIGGWILLSPDPRSVKISSELEEKILLLTRSAVYVVTFNYSLEKVVQFTRIPLPSITSIQKGAYILSTLQEASRDPKENAGFLINFSPTDESTRYSTYSLRNKAAPATPTKRTTAATPSTPTPSVEHAIINPDVTEYYAFKALPGQSGDATCAETVNQIVEQIAEACKRNDLVVEKDIVSLTEAESSTSLLAKMDYAFKRALWL is encoded by the exons ATGACCCAGGCAACTTCCCTACCTCCTAGATTCACAGTGCCGCCTCTTCCGCCGCATATTTATCGCCGACTAACACTAATCATTCATGACGATGGAGTCGTCCTCTCTCCAGACACCGGCCAGAGCGTTTTGATCCACTGGGGAGTCAAGGGCAAGGTTGAACCTGTTGATGGTGACGAGCAAGGAGAGCTGATAATTGGTGGAATATTGGGTATTGCAAGGCTATGGGATG CTGCCTATCTGTTTGTTTTCTTACCTCGTGCCGGGGCACCTTTGTTCTCTCCTcatgacgatgacgaaCCTCCACACGAACATGAAGTATTCTCTCTGGGTGATATACATGCTGTACCACTCACTCAAGAAGGTGCCGCTTCTTCTATCAAGCGTATGCTAGCCATCCAGGTTTCTCGTCAACCTAAAACGAAAACGAAGTGGAGCTTGGCGCTCCCCATAACAGGCGCTGGTACCACAGTCTCAGAGGAAGATCATCTGTCCAACTCCGATATCTCATCTGAAGAGACCCCTGAAGCCGATGAAACTCCTATACCTCCCAAATCTCGGCAGTGGAGGAAATTTATGCCCAAACTCCGAAAGAAGCAAAACGCATCGGCCACTCCTGAACCTCCAAAGAGGCAAGAACTGGAACATAAGATTGTTCGCCAAATCGTCAGGGAGTTTGGGGcaggcttcttcttcagctaCGATTTTGATCTTACCCATACGCTACAACACAAACGACAGATTGTTTCGCAGCGAACAGCTACGGGTGCAGCTCTTAGCGACCTCATTCAAAAGGACAATACCCTTTTCCCACCGTCTCGGTCGAGCACCTTCCAGTCACCTGTCAATCCAGCCCTGGATGAGGACTTTATCGAGCCAGACATCCAAGTACCCTTATGGAGAAGAGTTGATAAACGTTTCTTTTGGAACGAATGGCTCATGAAAGATTTCATCGACCTCGGACTCCATTCATACGTCTTACCAATGATGCAAGGATGGGTCCAATCAGCAACTTTTAGTATACCTATCCCTCCTAATCCATTACAGCCTGATGTTTCACTCGGGGCTGTTCCTGTCGACCTTGTTGTCGTATCCAGAAGGAGTAAAGATCGTGCGGGGCTTAGGtatcaaagaagaggaatcgATGATAACGGACATGTGGCAAACATGGTAGAGACCGAAATGATTGTCCGAGCAAAG GTTGAGGGTAAATCCTCCCTGTTCAGTTTCACCCAGGTCAGGGGATCTATCCCTTTGCGCTGGTCTCAAAGCCCTTACTCAATGAAGCCGCCCCCAATACTCAATGAGCCTGTCGACAAGACATACGCCGTTGCCAGCTTACATTTCAATGATTTGACATCCCGCTACGGACCTGTT ACAATTATAAACTTGTCTGAgcaagatggaaaagaagcagTTGTGACCAATGGCTATCAAGAGCTAGTTAATAGCCTCGAAAGAGATGATATCAAATACGTTGGGTTCGACTTTCATGCGAAATGCCACGGAATGAAATGGGAGAACATCGTCGAGCTCATCGACTCTCTTGATTTTGAGTCCATGGGTTATCTTTGGACTTTGCAAGGAGATGCCATTCGAGAGCAAAAGGGTGCTTTCAGGACCAA TTGTATTGATTGTCTTGATCGAACCAACGTCGTCCAGTCTGCAATCGCTCGTCGAGTTCTTAACACCATGCTCATGCAACTTGGCCTCCAGATCAGCGGTCCCACCGTGGAAAACATTTTCAACGACATCTGGGCAAATAATGGTGACACAATCAGTCTCTGCTATGCACATACCTCGGCACTAAAAGGAGATTTCGTAAGGACAGGAAAGCGAGATCTTTCGGGCATG CTCCATGATGGTGTCAGCTCGCTCAGTAGAATGTTCTACGGCGCTATCTCCGATTTCTTCGCGCAAGCTGTCATATCCTTTCTACTTGGCCACCGAAACTTGGCAGTCTTCAGCGAGTTTTTGGAGACTCTTACAAGCGAGGATGCTTCCAGCGTAGTAAGATTGGATAGGATTAGGAACGTTGCCA TTGAAACTTGCTCTGCTAGGGTCTTGAGcgatggagaggagagaattGGTGGATGGATATTACTTTCGCCTGACCCAAGGAGTGTCAAAATAAGCTCtgagctggaggagaagattttGCTCCTG ACAAGAAGCGCGGTCTACGTAGTCACCTTCAACTACTCTCTTGAAAAGGTCGTGCAGTTTACCCGCATACCCTTACCGTCCATCACATCTATTCAAAAGGGAGCATATATTTTATCTACCTTGCAAGAGGCAAGTCGGGATCCCAAAGAA AATGCCGgtttcctcatcaacttCTCACCCACCGACGAGTCTACCCGCTACAGTACATACTCCCTCCGTAACAAAGCTGCACCGGCTACTCCAACAAAGAGGACGACAGCCGCTACACCCTCGACACCCACTCCTTCTGTCGAGCATGCCATCATCAACCCCGATGTTACTGAATACTATGCATTCAAGGCTCTTCCAGGACAATCAGGTGATGCGACTTGCGCGGAGACTGTGAACCAGATAGTGGAGCAGATCGCCGAAGCGTGTAAAAGGAACGACTTGGTGGTCGAAAAGGACATCGTTAG CCTTACAGAAGCCGAGTCTTCGACATCTCTACTTGCAAAAATGGATTACGCTTTCAAGAGAGCATTGTGGTTGTAA
- a CDS encoding inositol polyphosphate-5-phosphatase F, variant: MTQATSLPPRFTVPPLPPHIYRRLTLIIHDDGVVLSPDTGQSVLIHWGVKGKVEPVDGDEQGELIIGGILGIARLWDAAYLFVFLPRAGAPLFSPHDDDEPPHEHEVFSLGDIHAVPLTQEGAASSIKRMLAIQVSRQPKTKTKWSLALPITGAGTTVSEEDHLSNSDISSEETPEADETPIPPKSRQWRKFMPKLRKKQNASATPEPPKRQELEHKIVRQIVREFGAGFFFSYDFDLTHTLQHKRQIVSQRTATGAALSDLIQKDNTLFPPSRSSTFQSPVNPALDEDFIEPDIQVPLWRRVDKRFFWNEWLMKDFIDLGLHSYVLPMMQGWVQSATFSIPIPPNPLQPDVSLGAVPVDLVVVSRRSKDRAGLRYQRRGIDDNGHVANMVETEMIVRAKVEGKSSLFSFTQVRGSIPLRWSQSPYSMKPPPILNEPVDKTYAVASLHFNDLTSRYGPVTIINLSEQDGKEAVVTNGYQELVNSLERDDIKYVGFDFHAKCHGMKWENIVELIDSLDFESMGYLWTLQGDAIREQKGAFRTNCIDCLDRTNVVQSAIARRVLNTMLMQLGLQISGPTVENIFNDIWANNGDTISLCYAHTSALKGDFVRTGKRDLSGMLHDGVSSLSRMFYGAISDFFAQAVISFLLGHRNLAVFSEFLETLTSEDASSVVRLDRIRNVAIETCSARVLSDGEERIGGWILLSPDPRSVKISSELEEKILLLTRSAVYVVTFNYSLEKVVQFTRIPLPSITSIQKGAYILSTLQENAGFLINFSPTDESTRYSTYSLRNKAAPATPTKRTTAATPSTPTPSVEHAIINPDVTEYYAFKALPGQSGDATCAETVNQIVEQIAEACKRNDLVVEKDIVSLTEAESSTSLLAKMDYAFKRALWL; this comes from the exons ATGACCCAGGCAACTTCCCTACCTCCTAGATTCACAGTGCCGCCTCTTCCGCCGCATATTTATCGCCGACTAACACTAATCATTCATGACGATGGAGTCGTCCTCTCTCCAGACACCGGCCAGAGCGTTTTGATCCACTGGGGAGTCAAGGGCAAGGTTGAACCTGTTGATGGTGACGAGCAAGGAGAGCTGATAATTGGTGGAATATTGGGTATTGCAAGGCTATGGGATG CTGCCTATCTGTTTGTTTTCTTACCTCGTGCCGGGGCACCTTTGTTCTCTCCTcatgacgatgacgaaCCTCCACACGAACATGAAGTATTCTCTCTGGGTGATATACATGCTGTACCACTCACTCAAGAAGGTGCCGCTTCTTCTATCAAGCGTATGCTAGCCATCCAGGTTTCTCGTCAACCTAAAACGAAAACGAAGTGGAGCTTGGCGCTCCCCATAACAGGCGCTGGTACCACAGTCTCAGAGGAAGATCATCTGTCCAACTCCGATATCTCATCTGAAGAGACCCCTGAAGCCGATGAAACTCCTATACCTCCCAAATCTCGGCAGTGGAGGAAATTTATGCCCAAACTCCGAAAGAAGCAAAACGCATCGGCCACTCCTGAACCTCCAAAGAGGCAAGAACTGGAACATAAGATTGTTCGCCAAATCGTCAGGGAGTTTGGGGcaggcttcttcttcagctaCGATTTTGATCTTACCCATACGCTACAACACAAACGACAGATTGTTTCGCAGCGAACAGCTACGGGTGCAGCTCTTAGCGACCTCATTCAAAAGGACAATACCCTTTTCCCACCGTCTCGGTCGAGCACCTTCCAGTCACCTGTCAATCCAGCCCTGGATGAGGACTTTATCGAGCCAGACATCCAAGTACCCTTATGGAGAAGAGTTGATAAACGTTTCTTTTGGAACGAATGGCTCATGAAAGATTTCATCGACCTCGGACTCCATTCATACGTCTTACCAATGATGCAAGGATGGGTCCAATCAGCAACTTTTAGTATACCTATCCCTCCTAATCCATTACAGCCTGATGTTTCACTCGGGGCTGTTCCTGTCGACCTTGTTGTCGTATCCAGAAGGAGTAAAGATCGTGCGGGGCTTAGGtatcaaagaagaggaatcgATGATAACGGACATGTGGCAAACATGGTAGAGACCGAAATGATTGTCCGAGCAAAG GTTGAGGGTAAATCCTCCCTGTTCAGTTTCACCCAGGTCAGGGGATCTATCCCTTTGCGCTGGTCTCAAAGCCCTTACTCAATGAAGCCGCCCCCAATACTCAATGAGCCTGTCGACAAGACATACGCCGTTGCCAGCTTACATTTCAATGATTTGACATCCCGCTACGGACCTGTT ACAATTATAAACTTGTCTGAgcaagatggaaaagaagcagTTGTGACCAATGGCTATCAAGAGCTAGTTAATAGCCTCGAAAGAGATGATATCAAATACGTTGGGTTCGACTTTCATGCGAAATGCCACGGAATGAAATGGGAGAACATCGTCGAGCTCATCGACTCTCTTGATTTTGAGTCCATGGGTTATCTTTGGACTTTGCAAGGAGATGCCATTCGAGAGCAAAAGGGTGCTTTCAGGACCAA TTGTATTGATTGTCTTGATCGAACCAACGTCGTCCAGTCTGCAATCGCTCGTCGAGTTCTTAACACCATGCTCATGCAACTTGGCCTCCAGATCAGCGGTCCCACCGTGGAAAACATTTTCAACGACATCTGGGCAAATAATGGTGACACAATCAGTCTCTGCTATGCACATACCTCGGCACTAAAAGGAGATTTCGTAAGGACAGGAAAGCGAGATCTTTCGGGCATG CTCCATGATGGTGTCAGCTCGCTCAGTAGAATGTTCTACGGCGCTATCTCCGATTTCTTCGCGCAAGCTGTCATATCCTTTCTACTTGGCCACCGAAACTTGGCAGTCTTCAGCGAGTTTTTGGAGACTCTTACAAGCGAGGATGCTTCCAGCGTAGTAAGATTGGATAGGATTAGGAACGTTGCCA TTGAAACTTGCTCTGCTAGGGTCTTGAGcgatggagaggagagaattGGTGGATGGATATTACTTTCGCCTGACCCAAGGAGTGTCAAAATAAGCTCtgagctggaggagaagattttGCTCCTG ACAAGAAGCGCGGTCTACGTAGTCACCTTCAACTACTCTCTTGAAAAGGTCGTGCAGTTTACCCGCATACCCTTACCGTCCATCACATCTATTCAAAAGGGAGCATATATTTTATCTACCTTGCAAGAG AATGCCGgtttcctcatcaacttCTCACCCACCGACGAGTCTACCCGCTACAGTACATACTCCCTCCGTAACAAAGCTGCACCGGCTACTCCAACAAAGAGGACGACAGCCGCTACACCCTCGACACCCACTCCTTCTGTCGAGCATGCCATCATCAACCCCGATGTTACTGAATACTATGCATTCAAGGCTCTTCCAGGACAATCAGGTGATGCGACTTGCGCGGAGACTGTGAACCAGATAGTGGAGCAGATCGCCGAAGCGTGTAAAAGGAACGACTTGGTGGTCGAAAAGGACATCGTTAG CCTTACAGAAGCCGAGTCTTCGACATCTCTACTTGCAAAAATGGATTACGCTTTCAAGAGAGCATTGTGGTTGTAA
- a CDS encoding nucleoside-diphosphate-sugar epimerase, translated as MSFKTIIVFGSTGKQGSATIKALNAIGSYSIIAATRDTESDKAKALAQIPNIRVVKGEIGDHAHLFKDPVHGIFFFLIGFDIGASIERAKGMLDTAVSKGVQHVIFSGVDFCGHREKGIGHPFLDAKKPVEDYLMTLPLKWTIIRPTAIMENLYMPIYKDIITTTWVETIYYKWIASKDIGKIAAEIFEHPEKFSGKALNIAGDGMTPDEHVRMWKEVTGETLNAIKPPKFPPGLDSAMKFFDANECDADIEENRKNFPWLMDLKTWLKQSSFASQ; from the exons ATGTCATTCAAGACCATCATCGTATTCGGATCCACCGGTAAGCAAGGAAGCGCAACGATTAAA GCTCTCAACGCTATTGGAAGCTACAGCATCATCGCGGCTACTCGAGACACTGAAAGTGACAAGGCCAAAGCTCTCGCTCAAATTCCCAACATCAGAGTAGTTAAAGGCGAAATTGGAGACCATGctcatctcttcaaagacCCTGTCCATGgtatctttttcttcttgatagGTTTCGACATTGGGGCATCCATCGAACGAG CCAAGGGCATGCTGGACACTGCCGTTTCTAAGGGCGTCCAACACGTCATTTTCTCTGGCGTAGATTTCTGCGGTCACCGAGAGAAGGGTATTGGGCATCCATT TCTTGACGCTAAGAAGCCAGTTGAAGACTATCTTAtgactcttcctctcaaaTGGACCATTATTCGCCCTACAGCCATCATGGAGAACCTTTATATGCCGATTTACAAGGatatcatcaccaccacctgGGTTGAGACCATTTATTACAAGTGGATTGCCTCAAAGGACATTGGTAAGATTGCCGCCGAGATTTTCGAACATCCTGAAAAGTTCTCCGGGAAGGCTTTGAATATTGCTGGAGATGGTATGACTCCTGATGAACATGTCAGAATGTGGAAGGAAGTGACTGGTGAAACTCTTAATGCCATCAAACCTCCCAAATTCCCTCCTGGTTTGGACAGCGCTATGAAG TTCTTTGATGCAAACGAGTGTGACGCAGACATAGAAGAGAACAGGAAGAACTTTCCTTGGTTGATGGATTTGAAGACTTGGTTGAAGCAATCATCTTTTGCTTCTCAGTAG